From Miscanthus floridulus cultivar M001 chromosome 15, ASM1932011v1, whole genome shotgun sequence, the proteins below share one genomic window:
- the LOC136507407 gene encoding protein ENHANCED DOWNY MILDEW 2-like, protein MARRKATAEELRRLNKAREFKRKRNMLKAAGAGPDKGEDVCAICDDGGDLTCCEGCCQRVFHLDNKHNCIKTLGLTIEEAKNIIEKEDFVCKNCQYKQHQCFVCGSLGSSDDTSSQPEVFQCEHDDCARFYHPKCVAQMLYPDSHHSQELFELQVAAGERFSCPMHECIVCMEVENKNDKSMQFAVCRRCPTVYHRKCLPSDILFKPKKGPKGAMRRAWKNMLPDRILIFCMKHEIVRKLQTPARNHIIFPEANVLKTFQAAPMEQDMPDQKEAPDHSLPVQIHSPPPPAASDQNQCCCSSPFDSFAPSSLFMHPHPGSCGWLDD, encoded by the exons ATGGCTCGCAGAAAGGCAACCGCGGAGGAGCTCCGGAGGCTGAACAAGGCTCGTGAGTTCAAGCGAAAGAGAAACATGCTCAAGGCAGCAGGAGCAGGACCGGACAAG GGAGAGGATGTTTGTGCAATTTGTGACGATGGTGGTGATCTAACTTG CTGCGAAGGTTGTTGCCAGAGGGTTTTCCACCTTGATAACAAACATAATTGCATCAAAACACTTGGGCTAACTATAGAAGAGGCAAAG AACATAattgagaaggaagattttgtaTGCAAGAACTGCCAGTACAAGCAGCATCAGTGTTTCGTTTGTGGATCGTTGGGGTCTTCAGATGACACATCATCACAACCTGAG GTTTTCCAATGTGAGCATGACGATTGTGCACGCTTTTACCACCCTAAATGTGTTGCTCAAATGCTATACCCAGATAGCCACCATAGCCAAGAGCTTTTTGAGCTCCAGGTCGCTGCCGGAGAGAGATTCTCTTGTCCTATGCATGAATGTATTGTGTGCATGGAAGTAGAGAATAAGAATGATAAGAGTATGCAGTTTGCAGTCTGCAGACGCTGCCCAACTGTTTACCACCGGAAGTGCTTGCCAAG TGATATCCTTTTCAAACCGAAGAAAGGTCCCAAGGGTGCCATGCGAAGGGCGTGGAAGAACATGCTTCCGGATCGAATTTTGATATTCTGCAT GAAGCATGAGATCGTAAGGAAACTACAAACTCCTGCAAGGAATCATATCATCTTTCCTGAAGCCAATGTGCTGAAAACGTTTCAAGCTGCACCCATGGAACAAGATATGCCTGACCAAAAAGAGGCACCGGACCACTCGTTGCCGGTGCAAATCCACTCGCCGCCTCCACCGGCTGCAAGCGACCAGAATCAGTGCTGCTGTTCTAGCCCTTTCGACTCATTTGCTCCAAGTTCCTTGTTCATGCATCCGCATCCAGGCTCCTGTGGTTGGCTCGACGACTGA